The sequence CAGTAGATGCAATGTAGCACAATGATCAATTCATACTTActctaatatatacatatatcatgaTTTGCTTTGCAGTTTAACAAGTGTTTCACCACCTGCAGCTGAGGGTAAGTCTATATAGTATGATGTGATTTGTGTCTTCATGTATTATATACGGGTAATACACacacaatggaggagatttatcagtgcttttaTTCCAGTTTTCTGAAGACGAAGCTGAAATTACTCCTGTTACTACCAACATCCACACAATATGGTCCTGTAGGGGGCGTGAAGGGTGTGGCTACCATTAAAGTGGGCGGGGCAAGGCTGTAGTTTTGGTGTAGTTTTGCATGCAAGCGCAGCCAGCAGGTACATCAGGAGGTCAAGGGTTCCCAATGTAGCCCGCCATGGTGGCGAGGGTTGGGCTTAATCATATGCCGGCGCAAGTAGTGTTGGCATTTGATAAATCTACCTCCTTATTCTTACAATTTGTCCTTGTATGTAATCCATGTTTTACCGTTAGAATATTTACAAATAACCAAAAGCCAAATGGCATCTATAATACCCTAAACGTTTTGTTTGTAAATTCAAGCATtttgaatattttcttttttctttcagtTCGCTCAAAGCTTGTAAGAGTTGTCTCCGTTACACAAGAAATTGAAAGCAGAAAAATTTTGTCACCAAGAGAAAATTATTAGAAATGCTTAACATGTTATGTCAGACTGAGGATCTGTAGACCAACCACAAGAAATACAACTGAGGTCTACCTTACCACCCTCTGtcttcactatacacagctctttaAGGTCTAATGGATTATTTTTGACCATATTGCTTTTGAAATTCAGAATTGTGTAATTAACCAGGTCCATTAGAGGATCTTACAATATATTGGACAGGCCTACTTTGTCAAAATGATAGATCCACCTTAGAAATACTTCACAATTTTTATCACTGTGAAGAACATTTCATCAGCGTTGGTCTTTCAACCAGTCCCTCATGCTTTTGTGCTGCTATGCAATGTAACCCAAGCACTAAAACAGTTCATTTCGAAAATCCGGGTAGAGACAATTATCTCATTTTATGCTCTTAGGTAAATTTTTATGACTTAGTATAATCACAATTACTACGACACATATATCCATTAAAGGCATCATAACTATGAGTAAAGTTTGATCTCTGGGACAAACTAAATTACTTAGAAGCATGACTGGTGGATGGTTTTTACTATATATACTAAATATCTTTCATTGTCACTGGATCAGTTTGATCCTAGAATCACAGATCCATCAAACCCAGTTACCTCTTTACTCGTGTCACTAAATAGAAACAAACCATTTGACAAAATAATGATATAGATAAAACTATGGCTCTATAGAGCACCTAAAATTATGATATTGTGCTTATATTGTGCTCCCTTTATTATATCATTTTATGTTGTAAGTTATACTTATGAAgtttgtattttatgttatatAAATTTTTGGAACATCCAAATAAGGCCCCACTCTTCATCTTGACTTAACATCATATACCTTACTGTCATTATTGTACACATGGGACATCCAATCAATGACATGTTATTGGGTATTTGTAACCTCACGCACATATTCAGGGCACAAACTTCTATTAGAGCTTAGGTGCCTATTATTATTTCAGGGCCTGTGTTTTTTCAGGAATCTAATTTGAACAAGATTGAATGACAAGGAAATCATTAGTCTCACCAATGCACAGGCCATGTTTCATAGCTCCATGTTTATTAAGATGTTGAAATATTTAGAAGTATATTTATACCTAAGAATTGGTCCAATGCTAGTGTGTACATAGTCTTGCCTAAGTGTGACAAGCTTACCCTACAATATTTGTTTCCTAAAAAGTGACTTCCCCTAGAaccaaatattttattaaagtttttggtTGAGGTCTGATCGATGAGACTTCACACCAAGGTCTAGGAAGGACACGGACCCCATTCTCATGGGAGAGAGGGCCATGGAATATATAACACAAATAATTTTTATCCCATCTAGTTTTCATACGAATCCAGGATAATTTtttaggattaacactaaatggACAATTCAATGATGACATGGTCAGAATGACAGATCAGCCACTCacctaagacattggggcagatttacttacccggtccattcgcgatccagcgacgcgttctctgcggtggattcgggtctggccaggattcattaaggtagttcctccgacgtccaccaggtggcgctgctgcgctgaagtccgccgaaatgcactcaagttcaccggcctattcctggtgaaggtaagtgcaagtttcgcgacacttttttttttttaaatgctgcgttttttccgaatccgtcgggttttcattcggccacgccccccgatttccgtcgcgtgcatgccagcgccgatgcgccacaatccaattgcgtgtgccaaaatcccggggaaatttaggggaaatcggcgtaaatcggaaatattcaggtaacacgccgggaaaatttAAGAGCTCCTCTATTATTAGAGGAATTTCCTGGGTTTAAACTGGGATGGTCTATCCATAACATTTATCCTTATAAGTgattggggggaggggtgcaacaCTTGGCACCTCAGTCCATCAAGTGTTTTACACTTTGGGTGGAGGCGGAACATCCTTAAGTACCAGCCATCCTGACTCCTGCAGGTCTGCTCCTCTTCACTTCTATGTGAATGACACCTGTAAATGGGATCGCAACTATACTGCAGATGGTGTTCTTTAGTAAAGTAATGGCATCACTGACTACACTGCATTTCCGGGATTAGTAGGGATGCCAGGCGTTACACCCTTACAATGAGCTGTTATTAACCTATTCCATTATCACAATTTTGTTTAATTCACTAATTACTAATCAGCTAATTGAAAATACTTTATACTAAATAATTCTAATGTAAATTCAAAGCCATTACATTATGTGTTTGGTTAGCATTGTAACTTAATTAATAAAGTTAAAGGTTGTTTATATGTGTCGTGGTGAGAAGCAACCCCTGTGAGGACCATGGATGTACATATAGTGAATCCTCATGATCCAGGCTGCCCAATTTTGAACAGAAAATTGGtgttttaaaggggtggtctgctccgggaggggggcaggggcaaCAGCGATATATATAGAACATACAATACATTGTGTAACCATGTCTTGTTTTATACAGGATGCAACAGctactaccatcaaaataaaatatatattatatttgtctatctatctatcaattattAAATAAAATCCTCTTTTCCACTGAAGGTAGTTTTGTGGATGTTATGTAAAAGTTTGGAAGCATTTAAAGAGAGGTGAGAGGTACTCTTGGTCTCCttctatatatacaatatgtgcATCTTCTGGCTAGGAGGTTTGGGGTGTTGGATAGAGTCCAATAGTGGTGCAAGACGCGCCAGCTGGCTCAAACATCTTTAAATTGGAAGTGACCCTGCatgtctctcacatgtttatTCCTTCCATGTATCTGTGACAATGTAAGCACATTAAAGCAGCAACATTGAAGGTTAGCGGTGAGTGCTTGTTATTGTTTAAGTAGTTGAGAAAATGCTGGTGGAATATTCAAATTTAAAAAGTGTCCTAAAAGGATTGTCTCATGAACCCATTGCTCTGGGTGCAAATTCTCTAACTTCCAATGATCAGCTTTTGAGGATGGAGGAAGCCATGTTGAATTTTTTATTTGTCCCTGTGACTGATGACTTATACATTCTCCTCACTTTACTTCCCATTTTTTACGTAGGGGTAAAAAAAGGGGCAGCTTTATGTGAAGGGACATAGTAGAGAAAGGGGTTGGCAGGAACTCATCTGTGTTTTGGGTGGTATGGGAGATAATCTGCTCTGCCATGACCAAGGTAATAAGATGTACATTCAGAATAGAAGGACTGAATCTTTAAGACAGTTGTcaaatatattggaaaaaagtCCAATACAGCTCACCCCTAGAGCTGTAACTGTGGGTCCGATCACATTTCAGGTCACTGCCATGGAACAGGTTGTCCGGACACCAACGTAACAACGTAAATCTTCAATGTTTTATTAGGCTACATTAAAAGAGCCACTACATATATGCAGACAAACTGACACGTTTTGGGCGAAAAAACACCCTTAGTCATAACTGTGCTGCTTATGTTTGGTGCATaaccagaataaaaaaaatcaaaaactatCAATGTCAATAAGGATATGGAGGCAATGTATCGCCCTTGGTTCAAGGAATGTTGGACTCTTTTCAAACATGTTGTAAGTCCCTAATTAAAAGGTTCTGTCAACGTTTAATGCAAAAAATAGCCTAAAAATATTTCTGTtgtaaaaaatggtaaaaactaTAGAACATACAAGACGCATTAGTGCCCACGTGTATTTTTTGCTCAACATTTTTTGTGGACAGAGCCAACTTCTGATCCCATTTCTATAAAAAAAGAATTCTAAAGGTTTAGAGTTGGAAACATATGGGAGTTGGATATTGCACAGAATTGGTGTGGCTTGTGATTTAAAACCATTCACTTAGATAGAGAATCCTGATTAAAAATCATGGAGATGACCTAAAAATCCCCCACTAAGTAAAAGAATACGCTGGGAAAACACACATGTATGCCTATTCATTTCAGGACTATAGGAAGTGGACATTTGAATTCAGCTTTGGATGTTTTTGGAATTCCTAATCAGCCTCCACAAGCCTTGCAGTAGAGTTTACACACTTTTTTGCTGAACTGCTTATTAAATAATCTAAAAACAATTAGTTTTTTCTTACACATGAACAAATAACATAGCAAGGGCAAGTTTATTTTTGCTTGAGAATAATCTTTATTGAAGTAAAGTACCCATAACAAAGCTTACAATAAGAAGAAGCAAAGCATTCCACCATGAATATAGTAATGCGTCTCCTCAGCCTTTTCATGTAGGAAGTCTATTGCAAGATGTCTTCCTATCAGTTGAGATGCTAACATTTGGTATGGTGGATGTGTTCAGGAGTGTGAATGATCTTCACAGAATGATGAGACACTGCCAAAGAAACAGAGAGagaaatttaacttttaattccaTCATCCCATAAAATATAGTCACACGCGGTGGGATGTCATTTAAGAAGTCCATTGAAGATGATTGGGCGGAaaaaggacctgctctataatttgtggtgcaggcacttcttagatATATGCGCAGTTTGCATCTTTAagaacgtccaccaggtggcgctgctgcgctgaagtccgccgaaatgcactcaagttcaccggcctattcctagtgaaggtaagtgcaagttttgcgacaattttttttttttaaatgcagcgttttttccgaatccgtcgggttttcattcggccacgcccccccgatttctgttgcatgcatgccagcgccgatgcgccacaatccaattgcgtgtgccaaaatcccggggcaatttaggggaaattggcgtaaattggaaatattcgggtaacacgccgggaaaatttAAGAGCTCCTCTATTATTAGAGGAATTTCCTGGGTTTAAACTGGGATGGTCTATCCATAACATTTATCCTTATAAGTGATTGGGGGGCGGGGTGCAACACTTGGCACCTCAGTCCATCAAGTGTTTTACACTTTGGGTGGAGGCGGAACATCCTTAAGTACCAGCCATCCTGACTCCTGCAGGTCTGCTCTTCTTCACTTCTATGTGAATGACACCTGTAAATGGGATCGCAACTATACTGCAGATGGTGTTCTTTAGTAAAGTAATGGCATCACTGACTACACTGCATTTCCGGGATTGGTAGGGATGCCAGGCGTTACACCCTTACAATGAGCTGTTATTGACCTATTCCATTGTCACAATTTTGTTTAATTCACTAATTACTAATCAGCTAATTGAAAATACTTTATACTAAATAATTCTAATGTAAATTCAAAGCCATTACATTATGTGTTTGGTTAGCATTGTAACTTAATTAATAAAGCTAAAGGTTGTTTATATGTGTCGTGGTGAGAAGCAACCCCTGTGAGGACCATGGATGTACATATAGTGAATCCTCATGATTCAGGCTGCCCAATTTTGAACAGAAAATTGGtgttttaaaggggtggtctgctcctggaggggggcaggggcagcagcgaTATATATAGAACATACAATACATTGTGTAACCATGTCTTGTTTTATACAGGATGCAACAGctactaccatcaaaataaaatatatattatatttgtctatctatctatcaattattAAATAAAATCCTCTTTTCCACTGAAGGTAGTTTTGTGGATGTTATGTAAAAGTTTGGAAGCATTTAAAGAGAGGTGAGAGGTACTCTTGGTCTCCttctatatatacaatatgtgcATCTTCTGGCTAGGAGGTTTGGGGTGTTGGATAGAGTCCAATAGTGGTGCAAGACGCGCCAGCTGGCTCAAACATCTTTAAATTGGAAGTGACCCTGCatgtctctcacatgtttatTCCTTCCATGTATCTGTGACAATGTAAGCACATTAAAGCAGCAACATTGAAGGTTAGCGGTGAGTGCTTGTTATTGTTTAAGTAGTTGAGAAAATGCTGGTGGAATATTCAAATTTAAAAAGTGTCCTAAAAGGATTGTCTCATGAACCCATTGCTCTGGGTGCAAATTCTCTAACTTCCAATGATCAGCTTTTGAGGATGGAGGAAGCCATGTTGAATTTTTTATTTGTCCCTGTGACTGATGACTTATACATTCTCCTCACTTTACTTCCCATTTTTTACGTAGGGGTAAAAAAAGGGGCAGCTTTATGTGAAGGGACATAGTAGAGAAAGGGGTTGGCAGGAACTCATCTGTGTTTTGGGTGGTATGGGAGATAATCTGCTCTGCCATGACCAAGGTAATAAGATGTACATTCAGAATAGAAGGACTGAATCTTTAAGACAGTTGTcaaatatattggaaaaaagtCCAATACAGCTCACCCCTAGAGATCCTTGTAACTGTGGGTCCGATCACATTTCAGGTCACTGCCATGGAACAGGTTGTCCGGACACCAACGTAACAACGTAAATCTTCAATGTTTTATTAGGCTACATTAAAAGAGCGACTACATATATGCAGACAAACTGACACGTTTTGGGCGAAAAAACACCCTTAGTCATAACTGTGCTGCTTATGTTTGGTGCATaaccagaataaaaaaaatctaaaactatCAATGTCAATAAGGATATGGAGGCAATGTATCGCCCTTGGTTCAAGGAATGTTGGACTCTTTTCAAACATGTTGTAAGTCCCTAATTAAAAGGTTCTGTCAACGTTTAATGCAAAAAATAGCCTAAAAATATTTCTGTtgtaaaaaatggtaaaaactaTAGAACATACAAGACGCATTAGTGCCCACATGTATTTTTTGCTCAACATTTTTTTGTGGACAGAGCCAACTTCTGATCCCATTTCTATAAAAAATCAGCAAGAGAATTGTAAAGGTTTAGAGTTGGAAACATATGGGAGTTGGATATTGCACAGAATTGGTGTGGCTTGTGATTTAAATCCATTCACTTAGATAGAGAATCCTGATTAAAAATCATGGAGATGACCTAAAAATCCCCCACTAAGTAAAAGAATACGCTGGGAATACGCTATTCATTTCAGGACTATAGGAAGTGGACATTTGAATTCAGCTTTGGATGTTTTTGGAATTCCTAATCAGCCTCCACAAGCCTTGCAGTAGACTTTACACATTTTGGCTGAACTGCTTATTCAATCATCTAAAAACAATTCGTTTTTTCTTACACATGAACAAATAACATAGCAAGGGCAAGTTTATTTTTGCTTGAGAATAATCTTTATTGAAGTAAAGTACCCATAACAAAGCTTACAATAAGAAGAAGCAAAGCATTCCACCATGAATATAGTAATGCGTCTCCTCAGCCTTTTCATGTAGGAAGTCTATTGCAAGATGTCTTCCTATCAGTTGAGATGCTAACATTTGGTATGGTGGATGTGTTCAGGAGTGTGAATGATCTTCACAGAATGATGAGACACTGCCAAAGAAACAGAGAGagaaatttaacttttaattccaTCATCCCATAAAATATAGTCACACGCGGTGGGATGTCATTTAAGAAGTCCATTGAAGATGATTGGGCGGAaaaaggacctgctctataatttgtggtgCAGCCACTTCTTAGATATATGAGCAGTTTGCATCTTTAAGAACCTGTAAAGTCAAATAGAAAACTagtgcatggcccttagtaattgTGGGCCAATGTGTGCCGTGAGCTATCCCTGATTTGTGCGGCTAGCTCACAGCATACATTTAGGGCAATGTGCGAGACGCCTAAGGCTGAGTTCACATAattcaactttatttttttggaaaaaaattgggaAATGTTGCAGAGATTTTCAGATAAAATGAGGGACACCATGACTAAATCCACACAGTTCCCATTTTAGCTGTGAGAGCTAGAAGCTACTGCACATGTGCGGACATGGGATGAATAGCCAGAGACTGTGCTGCAGAGTCATGTTGGTAGGTAAGACCTAATAGGCTACAGGGGTATGGAGTAGCCATAGCTCCTGCTATTCTACACGAAGAATTCTTCAGTTAtatgtattcctgatggtagatttccttcaagttaAATGATCCATGTAGCAGTGGTATCTGTTATATGATAGTCCCAGCACCCCTACaccttttttaaagaaatttctaAATTTGAGTTAAACTCAGCACAATAGCATAAAGCAGTATTCAGGGCTATAATATTATCAACACATCCCCAGAATAGATCCTCAACATCAGAGTGGTGGAGAagaaaacagcccccccccccacagatcagcatATGAGTAAGTTTTAATCTTACCTTCTTTTGTGCTTGAAAAATGGTGTCCAGAAACACTGAAAAAGGTAAGACACAATTTCCTCAGAATATGATAAAATTCATTCATTTGTTTTATAATTTAGTTTCATTTAGGCTCAATGTGGGTGTACAGTAgcatatacaataaaaaagaaTAGGAGCCCCCAACAAAAATAATTACCAAAATAAATTTGTAAATATATAATTAAGATATTATAACGTACTGGATGTCATGACCCTCGAGCAGGCGCTTGTAAGTGGCAATCTCCATTTCTAGATGTGTTTTCTGGTCCATTAGGATCTTATATTCATGGTTTTGACGTTCTAGGTCCGCACGGATCTGCGACAACTCAGACTCAACATTATTGATCAGACATTGTAACTGGGCTAGCTGGGAGCCAAACGTGGCTTCTGTCTCTGCCAATGTGCCTTCCAAAGccgatttctgtggcatgaaaaaaaaaaggaaattacatAGAGATGGACTTTACCTGGACCTTACTGGATACTTTTTTTCATGAACATGGACCTACTAAGGGATCCTCCTGTGTACTCACAGGCTCTTTAAAATATAGTATAACTACAGAAGCAGTATACCAATATTTTGGTAACGAGGCTACACTTACCATGCTCAGTTGACTTTGTAGTTCGATCTCAAGGGTCTGGACATTACGTCTTAGTTCAATGACCTCAGTTTGGACAGACTGTAATTGTTCTGAACCAGATGCCATCTCACGGTTCAGCTCTTCAATCTGTCAAGATACATAACACAATTGTCATATGAAGAATGTGTAGACAATAATTTATATGATTATTAGGCAGAATGGATGTGTGGAACCATGTTTAAACACTTGACTCTTAAGTTTTATCTTGGTTTCAAGAAACACATTGCATTATATAATCTTTTTTAGATCAGAACAGATCGGCAGGGCAGATAGTGGTAAAGGAAAGTGTTGTATCTTCATACAGATGTCTTGTGGTAAAAGTGCTCTGTGTGTTTATGCCCTGAATTGCAAGTCAACATGTAAATATTAATATTGGGAGCAAAAAATGACTTAAAAGGAATCTCTGAACACCTGCACCAGTGTCCCGAAGTGTTGTCATTGCCATGTTCATATTGGTTTGTTTAGCTGATCTATGCTTCTTCATATTCTATATGTAtgagtaaaagtaaaaaatacccTTTGAAGGAACATGTTTTCAGCTTCCCTCATGTTTCTATCCATCAGGTTTTCATATTGTTCACGGATTTCAGATAAAACTCTGTTCAGATCCATTGATGGAGCAGCATCCACTTCCACGTTGACTCTGGCACCCAACTGAGCACGGAGAGAGTTGACTTCCTACAAAAATCAGATTCTGAGTGAAACAACAGTAAAATCATGTGTCTGTCAACAGCTGTCAATTAGATTTTTCTACTAAAAGTAACATCATATGGAAGAAAATATGTGCACATTATATTGAAAGCTTAATAACCTCCTCATGGTTCCTCTTCATCTGCAGAAGCTCCTCTTGAAGGTTCTGGACTTGACCCTCCAAGTCACATACCTCCCTGTTTAGCTCTTCTAGGACACGGCGCAAGCCATTAACATCAGATTCAACACTGTTTCTAAGTCTTAGCTCCATCTCATACCTAAAGATTAAGACAAGTaatgtttttaaaatgtaatttagtAATGTTGGTCTACAAGTGCTGTCCTAGACATTTAACTTATGTTAAATTTGAgttactgtaatgtattattgtaaCATACTTATTCTTGAAGTCATCTGCAGCCAATCTGGCATTGTCAATTTGCAGCACTATTCTGGCATTTTCAATAGTAGCATTAGATATctaaatgaaataaaatgaaaatttgtTTGACCTACAAGTTCCCATAGTAAAATGGTATTGGTATAAATTAAAATCCTCTGAACCTTACCTGACCTTGAAGTTCCTGAATGGTCCTAAAATAGCAGCTAAAATCAGGAAAGGTGCTGGGTTGGTTCTTTTCATACCACTCTCTTATATTTCTCTCCAGCTGGGCATTTTCTTGTTCTAAGGATCGTACCTTCTCCAGATAGGACGCCAGTCGATCATTTAGATGTTGCATGGTTTCTTTCTCATTGACACTGAACAAGCCATCACCCTTCCATGCACTGTGGCCTCCAAAGCTGCTAAAATGACTgctgtgaccatgcacacttccAAATCCATATCCATGGCCTACAGAAGTGTGTTTGGAAACAGAGATTCCCTTTCCTCCAGATCCTCCATGGACACTTGGGGTTCTGTAGTGACCTCCATGATGGGAAAGGCTTGAGCTTCCATGATGTACTTTATGGAATCCTCCATGAAGAGACCCATGAGATGGACCATGATGGGTAATTTTATGTGAATCTCCATGATGCACCTTGTGGTGAAGGGTTGTGATATGGCTGGTGAGCTTATGACTGGTCCCTTTGAGGGATCCAGCTGTAGAATGACCTGACTTGATGCAATGGCTCATGTTGACAGTTCTTCAAGAATCAGCCTAGCTTCTTCAAAAATCTCAAGCACAAGTGCTCATTTTATAACAGTCAGAGGGGGTGTTACAGAAAACAGTATGCTTTACGGGCATCATAGTTTGTTTCATTTTGCAGTTGATGTGATGTATATTAAAGACATTTGTGTGATTGTTTTACAAAGATCACAGGAGAGGTGGACACGGTGACAAGTTTATTGCAGTGCTGTAGAGCAGCGTTATATTCACCACACCTATCAAGCTAACACAATAGGGTTGGAAGTCAGCATTATGGGTACATGAAAGTCTGTCTTTAGCGACGGATGTATCGTGTATTTAAAATTCATATTTTAGAAAATAGTTATTTCAAATCACAAAGGGTTGTTTACTTTTATTTTGCTGTCGTTTTTTCAACTAcatcttggtctgcaccttgtgcctttTGTACCTTTATTTTCCAAATGTTacatgcaacttttcacttatgtatcacttttttttgcttgtttttgtgactttttaggcacaaatctgcacctggtcctgggcagggctttttttttcttaggccctgttttaacatggaaattgaattatttcacatgctttaaatgtttaaaaatttgAACATTAACCAGTTTTTAAAATCCATTAATTTTTGAggttacattttaaaaataaaatgtatttacttCTAAGGGTGGGATCACATGTGGCATTATTGTTGCATCTTGACATgccttacaacagctgaggagaggtgatttgcctaattacattactgttaacatttgcatttacaaaaacgcaatgggggacatttacataaagtgtcggtgtctgcattggcagtgttaccgacctgctctcggaaagaagacacacatttaatattgtggggcTGTGCAGATACATCTGGTgcagagaccattttctgtccctgggaccaaaatccgtcccgagcaccagaaatgtgtcctgcagtcggagaacaggcaacagtgcaatagcactgatttgtgtccctgctagagcAAATTTCTTTTGGACTACTTTCCTGCCAGTTTaaagcgcccaaaaatggctgcgacacatattaattgtctcTGTGTTTCCACTccaccaaagccacgccccttttagaaaaagagtcggagcaggtgtgaaaagtcattttttctggcgcagccagctaataaatatgtcggagagcagaacatgcagTGAGAGCTCCacactggcggaaacgccatagtaaatgtcccccaatgtgtacatGATATTAACATGTTTTGTAAATGCTACTGTTAACATTAATttgattaggcaaatcacttctcatcagctgttgtaatgcttttaaaaacgcaatgaaaacgcaaccacaACGTAATATGTGACCGCActcttaacaccacgtgtgactgcagcctcatataTTGTCATCTCCCTGCGGTGTGACTTTAgtacttaaaaatgcaggacacaaaaTTTacagtatcacaagtaaaaagacatgatcataca comes from Engystomops pustulosus chromosome 6, aEngPut4.maternal, whole genome shotgun sequence and encodes:
- the LOC140064467 gene encoding keratin, type I cytoskeletal 19-like: MSHCIKSGHSTAGSLKGTSHKLTSHITTLHHKVHHGDSHKITHHGPSHGSLHGGFHKVHHGSSSLSHHGGHYRTPSVHGGSGGKGISVSKHTSVGHGYGFGSVHGHSSHFSSFGGHSAWKGDGLFSVNEKETMQHLNDRLASYLEKVRSLEQENAQLERNIREWYEKNQPSTFPDFSCYFRTIQELQGQISNATIENARIVLQIDNARLAADDFKNKYEMELRLRNSVESDVNGLRRVLEELNREVCDLEGQVQNLQEELLQMKRNHEEEVNSLRAQLGARVNVEVDAAPSMDLNRVLSEIREQYENLMDRNMREAENMFLQRIEELNREMASGSEQLQSVQTEVIELRRNVQTLEIELQSQLSMKSALEGTLAETEATFGSQLAQLQCLINNVESELSQIRADLERQNHEYKILMDQKTHLEMEIATYKRLLEGHDIHVSGHHFSSTKEVSHHSVKIIHTPEHIHHTKC